In Brevibacillus brevis, a genomic segment contains:
- a CDS encoding iron ABC transporter permease, with amino-acid sequence MRPLFHQTSWKTAGLVFGFLLLIVCFLLSIALGSTPIGFLTTVESFIHFDPSSTDHVIILTTRLPRAIFAMLIGANLAVAGALMQALTRNPLASPSIFGINAGAVFFVVLALAFLPITSLDQLVWVAFAGAAVAAMAVYFLGSLGRDGLTPVKVVLAGAAMSALFSSFTQGMLVLDEAGLQSVLFWLAGSIAGKATEGIVPVLPYMLLAGVCAQALAQPVNILTSGEDVAKGLGQRTFAVKVLVAITVVLLAGSSVAVAGSIGFVGLVIPHISRFFVGVDYRWIIPYSAILGAILLLLADIAARFLIMPGEVPIGVMTAVIGAPFFVWIARNGFHSKGVSS; translated from the coding sequence GTGCGTCCGTTGTTTCACCAGACCTCGTGGAAAACAGCAGGGTTGGTGTTTGGTTTCCTGCTTCTGATCGTTTGCTTTCTGCTCAGCATCGCCCTCGGCTCGACGCCGATCGGCTTTCTGACGACGGTGGAGTCATTCATCCATTTCGATCCATCATCGACTGACCATGTCATCATCCTCACCACCAGACTTCCACGCGCCATCTTTGCCATGCTGATCGGGGCGAATCTGGCGGTAGCGGGGGCACTCATGCAGGCGTTGACGCGCAATCCGCTGGCCTCGCCGAGCATTTTCGGGATCAATGCAGGGGCCGTCTTCTTTGTTGTCTTGGCCCTGGCTTTCCTGCCGATCACCTCACTGGACCAGCTCGTCTGGGTTGCCTTTGCGGGGGCAGCCGTCGCCGCGATGGCCGTCTACTTCCTCGGTTCGCTGGGCAGGGACGGGTTGACTCCTGTCAAGGTCGTATTGGCCGGGGCAGCGATGTCGGCCTTGTTTTCTTCGTTTACCCAAGGCATGCTGGTGCTGGATGAAGCCGGCTTGCAGAGCGTCCTGTTCTGGCTGGCCGGGTCGATTGCGGGCAAAGCGACAGAAGGGATTGTTCCCGTGCTCCCATACATGCTGCTCGCCGGGGTCTGCGCGCAGGCGCTGGCTCAGCCAGTGAACATCCTCACGTCCGGAGAGGATGTAGCCAAAGGGTTGGGGCAGCGAACCTTCGCGGTGAAGGTACTCGTCGCCATCACCGTTGTTTTGCTTGCTGGCAGCTCGGTGGCCGTGGCGGGATCCATTGGCTTTGTCGGTCTCGTCATTCCGCATATTTCCCGCTTCTTCGTCGGAGTCGACTATCGCTGGATCATCCCTTATAGCGCGATACTCGGTGCCATATTGCTGCTGCTCGCGGACATCGCGGCGCGTTTTTTGATCATGCCGGGCGAAGTGCCGATCGGAGTGATGACGGCGGTGATCGGGGCGCCGTTCTTTGTCTGGATCGCACGGAACGGGTTTCACTCGAAAGGGGTCTCGTCATGA
- a CDS encoding NUDIX hydrolase: protein MAVNFCVSCGHSMETRMIDGVERRACPSCGNVHWGNYSVGVGALVFKDQKMLLVRRAQEPGKGKWTNPGGYIEQLEPIEETVAREVWEETGVRAEVRSIVALRDQPRAVHNVYIAFEMEYIEGEPKPDEREVDQAGFFSLEEMQDMDVASFTRWLIDVALHAKEGGLAIDRKATGQGSGDVYFRL, encoded by the coding sequence ATGGCAGTGAACTTCTGCGTATCATGCGGTCATTCGATGGAGACCCGCATGATTGACGGTGTGGAGCGGAGAGCATGTCCGTCCTGCGGCAACGTCCATTGGGGAAATTACAGTGTCGGAGTGGGAGCGCTCGTATTCAAGGACCAGAAAATGCTGCTCGTACGAAGGGCGCAAGAACCGGGCAAGGGAAAGTGGACCAATCCGGGAGGGTACATCGAACAATTGGAGCCCATCGAGGAGACCGTCGCACGGGAAGTGTGGGAGGAGACGGGAGTCCGGGCGGAGGTCAGAAGCATCGTGGCGCTGCGGGATCAACCAAGAGCGGTTCACAACGTATACATCGCGTTCGAAATGGAATACATCGAGGGCGAGCCGAAGCCGGATGAGAGAGAAGTCGATCAAGCGGGATTTTTCTCCCTGGAGGAAATGCAGGACATGGACGTGGCCAGTTTTACCCGTTGGCTGATCGATGTCGCTCTCCATGCGAAAGAAGGAGGGCTTGCCATCGATCGGAAGGCGACGGGCCAGGGCAGTGGGGATGTCTATTTCAGGCTGTGA
- a CDS encoding MerR family DNA-binding transcriptional regulator, which translates to MTCYPQKIAAKFMISPSTLRNYEAKGLIPPAERGVNGYRMFTEIHEAYLACIQAMSPAFGMEVTTEALHRLREDKLHEALWIVKEKEVSLYEGKGKLVQLVREMERYASANGASEAEEWLTIREAAARTGVPKSAIRYWEKAGLLAVQRDPANEYRRYRTPHLFVIRLLQVLQSAVYSETTVKLKQSIAAAEQTDIPQIQELAANILAFLDKVNASQIRGIAYLYRLIRMTKAEGLDESQPWEENLLP; encoded by the coding sequence TTGACTTGCTATCCGCAAAAAATCGCAGCGAAATTTATGATAAGCCCCAGCACCCTGCGAAATTACGAAGCCAAGGGATTGATCCCTCCCGCAGAGCGAGGGGTAAACGGCTACCGGATGTTTACGGAGATACACGAGGCTTACTTGGCATGTATTCAAGCCATGTCCCCGGCTTTTGGCATGGAAGTGACGACCGAGGCGCTGCATCGACTACGCGAAGACAAGCTGCATGAAGCGTTGTGGATCGTCAAGGAAAAGGAAGTGTCGTTGTACGAGGGAAAAGGGAAGCTGGTACAGCTGGTCCGGGAAATGGAGCGGTATGCGAGCGCCAACGGGGCTTCTGAAGCAGAAGAGTGGCTCACGATCAGGGAAGCAGCCGCACGCACAGGAGTTCCCAAGTCCGCCATTCGTTACTGGGAAAAGGCTGGCCTTCTCGCCGTGCAGCGAGATCCCGCGAATGAGTACAGGCGATACCGAACTCCTCATCTGTTTGTCATCCGGTTGCTGCAAGTCTTGCAAAGCGCCGTCTATTCCGAGACCACCGTGAAGCTCAAGCAATCCATAGCTGCAGCGGAACAAACCGATATCCCGCAAATCCAGGAGCTTGCCGCAAATATCCTCGCGTTTCTCGATAAAGTCAATGCATCCCAGATTCGGGGTATCGCCTATTTATACCGTCTCATTCGCATGACGAAAGCGGAGGGCTTAGACGAAAGCCAACCGTGGGAAGAGAACCTGCTTCCGTAG
- a CDS encoding MerR family transcriptional regulator produces MNIYKIEEVAKECGLTKRTVRYYEEIGLLSPPERSEGGYRLYTDKHVEMLKKIISAREVLGFSLPELLEFLKMSEEFDAQRTEAKQTEDIALKLEKIAVLEQTLGKQLQMIDQKLEKLAMFRTELLELEQRVQAAKAKYNAIRE; encoded by the coding sequence ATGAACATCTATAAAATCGAGGAAGTGGCAAAGGAATGCGGGTTGACGAAGCGCACCGTTCGCTATTACGAGGAAATCGGCTTGTTGTCTCCGCCAGAACGCAGCGAAGGGGGATACCGCCTCTATACAGACAAGCACGTGGAGATGCTGAAGAAAATCATCAGCGCGCGTGAGGTCCTCGGCTTTTCCTTGCCTGAACTTTTGGAATTCCTCAAGATGAGTGAAGAGTTCGACGCCCAGCGTACGGAAGCGAAGCAGACGGAAGACATCGCCTTGAAGCTGGAGAAAATTGCCGTGCTGGAGCAGACGCTGGGAAAACAGCTTCAGATGATCGACCAAAAGCTGGAGAAGCTCGCGATGTTTCGGACGGAATTGCTGGAATTGGAGCAACGCGTCCAGGCGGCTAAGGCGAAATACAATGCAATCCGGGAGTGA
- a CDS encoding helix-turn-helix domain-containing protein translates to MHGLDPFTRLASCLYRVLDIQHETACPLEYQHDNSHDGWLLIHAAEGRIAVNGRTYSLRQPTLFWLTPGATVQFFLPAEDQAAYDRVRFQAFESDGHGGLVPAHLPNLEPISPGNVDSLAEKIREAKQMLQRGDAWEAMRANILFQEMILGLLREHAAPPKPDAKRGIALTLSYMEEHYPAAISREQLARLAGLQPDYYSRAFKKLVRLSPLEYLTGIRMKHARQLLVQSKGESLRTIAHKVGFSDEFYFSRRFKAETGHSPAAFVKKIRSGCKIAALNHQATGHLLALGIEPYAAVVNGAFPLSARLKRTIAIGDSFPDLEKLVRAQPDVMVTRILPEREPTAKEKLLEQIAPTVALSQADDWRTHFQTIASIVGKEERAREWLERYDHQAAEIRRQLQRVIGDESILVVGIGVGKMCVYGMRNVGAVLYGDLGVQVPKGVAEIGHYREVTMAGLTAFEADRILVTSYRHDGSKRMDEAVGKEITALSSCTEWQGLQAVQTGKVSFLHDARHLYTSYNAHSHDLLLQKMAQLLLPAFADHNLLTR, encoded by the coding sequence ATGCACGGTTTAGATCCGTTCACGCGGCTCGCTTCGTGCTTGTACCGCGTACTAGATATCCAGCACGAGACCGCTTGCCCTCTTGAATATCAACACGACAATTCGCACGATGGATGGCTGCTGATTCATGCAGCGGAAGGCCGGATTGCGGTGAACGGGCGGACGTATAGCCTGCGTCAGCCAACATTATTTTGGCTGACGCCGGGCGCAACCGTCCAGTTTTTCCTTCCCGCAGAGGACCAGGCTGCGTACGACCGCGTTCGTTTCCAAGCCTTTGAATCAGACGGCCACGGGGGTCTCGTCCCGGCACATCTGCCGAATTTGGAACCGATCTCTCCCGGGAATGTTGACTCTCTGGCCGAAAAGATCCGAGAAGCCAAGCAAATGCTGCAAAGGGGAGACGCGTGGGAAGCCATGCGAGCCAACATCCTCTTTCAGGAAATGATCCTTGGCCTCCTCCGTGAGCATGCTGCACCGCCAAAGCCTGACGCAAAGCGAGGGATCGCGCTGACCCTATCCTATATGGAAGAGCATTATCCCGCTGCGATCAGCCGGGAGCAGCTCGCTAGGTTGGCCGGACTGCAACCGGATTATTATTCACGGGCGTTCAAGAAGCTGGTCCGCCTGAGCCCGTTGGAGTACTTGACCGGCATCCGGATGAAGCACGCCAGACAGCTGCTTGTACAATCCAAGGGCGAGTCGCTGCGGACAATCGCGCACAAGGTGGGCTTTAGCGACGAGTTTTACTTTAGCCGCAGGTTCAAAGCCGAGACCGGACATTCGCCTGCCGCCTTCGTCAAAAAGATCCGGAGCGGCTGCAAAATTGCCGCGTTGAACCATCAGGCTACGGGCCATTTGCTGGCACTTGGGATCGAGCCGTATGCCGCCGTCGTGAACGGCGCTTTTCCACTCTCGGCCCGGCTGAAGCGCACCATCGCGATCGGAGATTCATTCCCCGACCTGGAAAAGCTGGTGAGGGCCCAACCGGACGTCATGGTCACCCGCATTCTGCCGGAGAGAGAACCGACGGCAAAGGAAAAGCTTTTGGAGCAGATTGCCCCGACGGTTGCCCTTTCCCAGGCAGACGACTGGAGAACGCACTTTCAGACGATCGCCAGCATTGTGGGAAAAGAAGAGAGAGCCCGGGAATGGCTGGAGCGTTACGACCATCAGGCGGCAGAGATTCGCCGGCAGCTCCAAAGGGTGATCGGCGATGAATCGATCCTGGTCGTCGGGATCGGGGTCGGGAAGATGTGCGTATACGGCATGCGAAACGTGGGAGCCGTGCTTTACGGAGACTTGGGAGTGCAAGTGCCGAAGGGAGTGGCAGAGATCGGACATTACCGGGAAGTGACGATGGCGGGGTTGACCGCGTTTGAAGCGGACCGGATTTTGGTTACGAGCTACAGGCATGATGGCAGCAAGCGCATGGACGAGGCTGTCGGAAAGGAAATCACAGCTTTGTCATCCTGCACGGAATGGCAAGGCTTGCAGGCGGTCCAAACCGGAAAGGTCTCCTTTTTGCATGACGCCCGGCATCTGTACACGAGCTACAACGCCCATTCCCATGACCTGCTCCTCCAAAAAATGGCCCAATTGCTGCTTCCTGCTTTTGCTGACCACAATCTGTTGACGAGGTGA
- a CDS encoding iron ABC transporter permease, whose translation MNQLLTYRSKTGLVSFLVQKRTVVVLAALILFTIVFVIWSIGVGNKGIAPIDVIKALAGRGTAEHAMVIHTLRLPRILLALLVGAALAVSGLLLQGMIRNPLASPDIVGITGGATIAAVAFITYLAGTVSIRWLPVAAFLGGALVSFLIYVLAWNKGVTPTRLVLIGIGFSAATGSLSMFMLILSPAQAASRAYIWLTGSIYGASWENVYTLLPWVAAFIPLAFVFARNVNVQELGDDLAKGLGASVQRHRFLLLLFSVALAGSAVAVAGAVGFVGLLAPHIARKLVGRSFAALIPVAALVGSLMLVMADTLGRTAFLPLDVPAGVFTAGVGAPFFIYLLYRNRNR comes from the coding sequence ATGAATCAACTGCTTACGTACCGTAGCAAAACAGGACTGGTTTCGTTCCTGGTGCAAAAGCGAACCGTCGTTGTGCTTGCTGCCCTGATCCTTTTCACCATTGTCTTCGTCATCTGGAGCATCGGGGTGGGCAACAAAGGAATCGCACCAATCGACGTGATCAAGGCGCTGGCAGGACGGGGGACTGCCGAGCACGCGATGGTGATCCATACCCTCCGGCTTCCGAGAATTCTGTTGGCGCTGTTGGTCGGAGCGGCTCTTGCTGTGTCCGGCTTGCTTTTGCAAGGGATGATCCGCAATCCGCTCGCGTCGCCGGATATCGTAGGAATCACAGGGGGAGCGACGATTGCCGCGGTTGCCTTTATTACGTATCTCGCCGGCACTGTCAGCATCCGCTGGCTTCCGGTTGCCGCCTTTTTGGGCGGTGCATTGGTGTCCTTCCTCATCTATGTGCTGGCCTGGAACAAAGGAGTCACCCCAACGCGGCTCGTCTTGATCGGTATCGGCTTTTCGGCGGCGACCGGTTCCTTGTCGATGTTCATGCTGATTCTCAGTCCGGCCCAAGCTGCGAGTCGCGCATACATCTGGCTTACGGGAAGCATTTACGGAGCCTCCTGGGAAAACGTGTATACGCTGCTTCCATGGGTGGCCGCATTCATTCCGCTCGCATTCGTCTTTGCCCGCAATGTCAACGTCCAGGAGCTCGGGGACGATCTCGCCAAAGGGTTGGGGGCATCCGTACAGCGGCATCGCTTTCTGCTGCTGCTGTTTAGCGTCGCGCTGGCTGGTTCGGCGGTAGCTGTCGCAGGGGCAGTGGGATTTGTCGGTCTGCTCGCACCGCATATTGCGAGAAAGCTGGTCGGCCGGTCCTTTGCCGCCCTGATCCCGGTGGCTGCGCTGGTCGGCAGCCTCATGCTCGTCATGGCTGATACGCTGGGCAGGACAGCGTTTCTGCCTCTTGATGTTCCCGCAGGCGTCTTTACGGCGGGAGTAGGCGCACCGTTTTTCATATATTTGCTGTATCGCAATCGGAATCGTTGA
- a CDS encoding SDR family oxidoreductase, with amino-acid sequence MLKDRKIIVTGAASGIGKEIVKQCLQEGASVIACDIQEESIRELQRSMDSHHALHTYRLDVSKYEQVAAFFQEVEREHSDIDGLVNNAGIYFGKNILDYQTAEIDQVLDVNLKGFIYFSQKFGKHLLESKRKGVIVNMSSVSGLEGSSDAIYGLSKAAILGLTKSCAINFSPYIRVNAVAPTMVKTPMMEIIPDWRKQEYESHQLIDTPVLPEDVADTVVFLLSEKSKHYTGATFDLNNGGYLR; translated from the coding sequence ATGTTGAAAGACAGGAAAATAATCGTGACTGGCGCCGCTTCCGGAATCGGTAAAGAAATAGTCAAGCAGTGCTTACAGGAAGGCGCTTCCGTCATTGCCTGCGACATTCAGGAAGAGTCCATCCGCGAATTACAACGGTCAATGGATTCCCATCATGCGCTACATACCTATCGGCTAGATGTAAGCAAATATGAACAGGTCGCTGCCTTTTTTCAAGAGGTGGAAAGGGAGCATTCCGACATCGATGGTTTGGTGAATAATGCCGGCATTTATTTCGGAAAAAATATACTGGACTATCAAACCGCTGAAATCGATCAGGTCCTGGATGTGAATCTAAAGGGGTTTATTTATTTCTCCCAAAAATTCGGAAAGCATTTGCTCGAGAGCAAACGTAAAGGTGTGATCGTGAATATGTCATCGGTGTCAGGACTGGAAGGCAGTTCCGACGCCATTTATGGATTGTCAAAAGCCGCGATCCTGGGTTTGACGAAAAGCTGCGCGATCAATTTCTCCCCGTATATTCGCGTGAACGCAGTTGCTCCTACGATGGTGAAGACGCCCATGATGGAGATCATACCGGATTGGAGGAAACAGGAGTATGAAAGTCACCAGCTGATTGATACGCCGGTTTTACCCGAAGATGTCGCCGATACAGTTGTGTTCTTGCTGTCAGAGAAGTCGAAGCATTATACAGGGGCGACGTTCGATCTGAACAATGGAGGATATCTGAGGTAA
- a CDS encoding thioesterase family protein, which yields MTTTPHEIVVQEDAVRGGHVNNVKYLEFLERARQPWYQAFGQVGIRSFMAHLSASYKKEAFLGDRLQVHTALIRVGNTSFVLQHTIVNQNEELVLEAEATLVSIDAKTGEKIRVPDEIRRLAR from the coding sequence ATGACAACCACTCCACATGAAATCGTCGTTCAGGAGGACGCGGTCCGCGGCGGCCATGTGAACAACGTCAAGTACTTGGAGTTTCTGGAGCGCGCCCGCCAGCCCTGGTACCAGGCTTTCGGACAGGTGGGCATCCGCTCGTTTATGGCCCATCTGAGCGCCTCGTACAAAAAAGAAGCGTTTCTCGGCGACCGTTTGCAGGTGCATACCGCTTTGATCCGTGTAGGAAATACGAGCTTCGTTCTCCAGCATACGATCGTCAACCAGAATGAAGAGCTCGTATTGGAAGCGGAGGCGACGCTCGTTTCCATCGATGCAAAAACCGGAGAAAAAATTCGCGTCCCGGATGAGATACGCCGGCTAGCGAGGTAA
- a CDS encoding iron-siderophore ABC transporter substrate-binding protein, protein MDQRKMFPYVLALMLALVFALAGCGSGTESASTAQTSTPRSAEAPKSEAPGQQAPASDAKGQEVRTVKHAMGTTEVKGTPVRVVTLYQGATDAALLLGVKPVGAVESWIEQPWYNYIRDKMEGVTNLGSENQPNIEEIVALKPDLIIGAKTRHEKIYEQLSAIAPTVMEEEVHLWKNTLQLSAEALNKKEEEQKFLADWGKQVADFKQKMGDKLNLKAGIVDFRPDHARIVYTGFSALVLDELGIARPAAQKGEEWGVKLTSKENIPQMEADIIFDQTSTTRDDGRLDLRKEWTGHPLWKTLTAVKNNRVYEVDTAVWNNGSGPLAAQEMLKDLVEFYGLK, encoded by the coding sequence ATGGATCAAAGAAAGATGTTCCCGTATGTCCTGGCGTTGATGCTTGCCCTTGTTTTCGCGCTCGCCGGGTGCGGGTCGGGAACGGAGAGTGCTTCCACTGCTCAGACTTCTACACCGCGATCTGCGGAAGCGCCGAAATCAGAGGCGCCGGGGCAGCAGGCGCCAGCGTCCGATGCGAAAGGCCAGGAGGTTCGCACTGTCAAACACGCGATGGGGACGACCGAAGTCAAAGGCACTCCAGTGCGGGTCGTGACACTGTATCAAGGGGCTACGGATGCCGCGCTGCTGCTCGGAGTCAAGCCGGTAGGCGCAGTCGAATCGTGGATCGAACAACCTTGGTACAACTACATACGGGACAAAATGGAGGGCGTCACCAATCTCGGCTCGGAGAATCAGCCGAATATCGAGGAGATCGTCGCACTCAAGCCGGATCTCATCATCGGCGCCAAAACCCGGCATGAAAAGATTTACGAACAGCTCTCGGCAATCGCACCCACGGTCATGGAGGAAGAAGTGCATCTGTGGAAAAACACGCTGCAGCTCTCTGCCGAAGCCTTGAACAAAAAAGAAGAGGAGCAAAAATTTCTCGCCGATTGGGGGAAACAGGTCGCCGATTTCAAACAAAAGATGGGTGACAAGCTGAATTTGAAGGCCGGGATTGTCGACTTCCGCCCCGACCACGCGCGCATCGTCTATACCGGCTTTTCCGCGCTCGTTCTGGACGAATTGGGGATCGCTCGCCCTGCGGCTCAAAAGGGGGAAGAGTGGGGAGTCAAGCTCACCTCCAAAGAAAACATCCCGCAGATGGAAGCGGATATCATCTTCGATCAGACAAGTACGACGAGGGATGACGGAAGGCTGGATTTGCGCAAGGAGTGGACCGGACATCCGTTGTGGAAAACCTTGACGGCTGTGAAAAACAATCGCGTCTACGAGGTAGACACGGCTGTGTGGAATAACGGATCAGGCCCGCTGGCCGCGCAAGAAATGCTGAAGGATTTGGTTGAGTTTTACGGTTTGAAATAG
- a CDS encoding LLM class flavin-dependent oxidoreductase, translating into MSQAKRQLHLNLFILSTGHHEASWRHPEASPHLATSVDYYQKLAQTAERGKMDSVFLAEKYRLTKTIQHRVIPQMEAFTLLSAIAAVTDRIGLTATASTTYNEPYHLARKFASLDHISGGRTGWNIVTSTGDATAQNFSRERHLEHRERYDKAREFVEVVKRLWDSWSEEALVIDKESGLYADIEKIRPADFHGSHFSVRGALNIPRSPQTYPVLVQAGSSEDGKEFAAELAEVVFTVQNTREDAIAFRSDVKKRMKKYGRSEEQMKILPGFIPYIGDTEAEAKEKERELNELSVSAYGLQCLSDTLHTDLSAYPLDGPVPLEALPDISQIKGQQARFQLYVDLARRESLSIRELIIRTAGGRGHFTFAGTPVQIADVMESWLLSGAADGFNLMPPLLPIGLDDFVNKVIPELQNRGIFRTEYTGRTLREHYGLTRESLHQKV; encoded by the coding sequence GTGAGTCAAGCCAAGAGACAACTGCATCTGAACCTGTTTATTCTCAGTACCGGACACCATGAAGCATCGTGGCGCCATCCGGAAGCGTCGCCCCATCTCGCTACGAGCGTCGACTACTACCAAAAACTGGCGCAAACAGCAGAGCGGGGGAAAATGGACTCGGTCTTTCTTGCGGAAAAGTACCGGCTGACAAAAACGATCCAACACCGGGTCATTCCACAGATGGAAGCGTTCACGCTGCTGTCTGCCATAGCGGCCGTGACCGACCGGATCGGGCTGACGGCCACAGCATCGACTACGTACAACGAGCCGTACCACCTCGCCCGGAAGTTCGCTTCCCTGGACCACATCAGCGGAGGGCGAACGGGCTGGAACATCGTCACCTCGACAGGCGACGCGACGGCGCAAAACTTCAGCCGGGAGCGGCATCTGGAGCATCGGGAGCGCTACGACAAGGCCAGGGAATTCGTAGAAGTAGTCAAACGGCTGTGGGACAGCTGGTCCGAAGAAGCGCTGGTGATCGACAAGGAGTCGGGACTCTATGCGGACATCGAAAAAATTCGCCCCGCGGATTTCCACGGTAGCCATTTTTCCGTTCGCGGAGCCCTCAATATTCCGCGTTCCCCCCAGACTTATCCCGTTCTGGTGCAGGCAGGCTCCTCCGAGGACGGAAAAGAGTTTGCTGCCGAATTGGCAGAGGTGGTATTCACGGTCCAAAACACACGGGAAGACGCGATCGCCTTTCGCTCCGATGTGAAAAAGCGGATGAAAAAGTACGGTCGCAGCGAGGAACAAATGAAGATTTTGCCGGGCTTTATCCCGTATATCGGGGATACGGAAGCGGAGGCGAAGGAAAAGGAGCGGGAACTGAACGAGCTGAGCGTGTCGGCCTACGGCCTGCAATGCCTGTCGGACACGCTGCATACGGACTTGTCCGCTTACCCGTTGGACGGCCCCGTCCCTCTTGAGGCTTTGCCGGACATATCCCAGATCAAGGGCCAGCAAGCCCGCTTCCAGCTCTATGTCGATCTGGCACGGAGGGAAAGCTTGTCGATTCGGGAGTTGATCATTCGGACGGCAGGGGGACGAGGACACTTCACCTTTGCGGGTACGCCCGTACAAATTGCCGATGTGATGGAGAGCTGGCTGCTAAGCGGCGCGGCAGACGGCTTCAATCTGATGCCGCCGCTTTTGCCGATCGGTTTGGACGACTTCGTGAACAAGGTCATACCGGAGCTGCAAAATCGGGGGATATTCCGGACGGAGTACACAGGCCGTACGCTGCGCGAGCACTATGGGCTGACACGAGAGAGTCTGCACCAGAAGGTCTGA
- a CDS encoding DUF6022 family protein, with product MKEHFPTFSQDMTIEEIGEAGNRYIALQWRALYGSMHKQLTAAFREIEDAAYGLYLDQLMPVLFERLEEAGFGVMEETEKHDFVIGKCLVFRNSLEKWGAEDNRSRVFWNVIQNPQGQPLGTLFTDIPHSHLKFDIPSPPVLYTLRESDREQIVQGIRRIKE from the coding sequence GTGAAAGAACATTTCCCGACTTTCTCGCAAGACATGACCATCGAGGAAATTGGCGAAGCTGGTAACCGCTATATTGCTTTGCAATGGAGAGCGTTGTATGGGTCTATGCACAAACAACTGACGGCAGCCTTTCGCGAGATCGAGGACGCTGCCTACGGTCTCTATTTGGATCAGCTGATGCCTGTGCTGTTCGAGCGGCTGGAGGAAGCTGGCTTCGGCGTGATGGAAGAGACCGAGAAACATGACTTCGTGATCGGCAAATGCCTGGTTTTCCGAAACTCGCTGGAAAAATGGGGTGCGGAAGACAACCGATCCAGAGTGTTCTGGAATGTGATCCAAAATCCACAAGGCCAACCGCTCGGGACGCTGTTTACGGACATTCCCCACTCTCATCTGAAGTTCGATATTCCGTCGCCGCCGGTGCTGTACACATTGCGCGAGAGTGATCGGGAGCAGATCGTACAAGGAATTCGGCGTATCAAGGAATAA
- a CDS encoding helix-turn-helix domain-containing protein, which yields MDKVFKALADASRRRLLDQLFLKNGQTLTELCDHLDMSRQSVTKHLGILEEANLIVVEWQGRSKRHYLNAAPIGEIYDRWIGKFERHRVAALQELKRTLEEENNG from the coding sequence ATGGACAAAGTATTCAAAGCTCTTGCCGATGCCAGCCGTAGACGTCTTTTGGACCAGCTCTTCCTGAAAAACGGACAGACACTGACCGAACTGTGCGACCATCTCGACATGAGCCGCCAATCCGTTACCAAGCATCTCGGAATTCTGGAGGAGGCCAATCTCATCGTCGTGGAATGGCAGGGGCGCAGCAAGCGGCATTATTTGAATGCGGCCCCCATCGGCGAAATTTACGACCGCTGGATCGGCAAGTTCGAGCGACACCGGGTTGCGGCCTTGCAGGAATTGAAAAGAACGCTTGAGGAGGAGAACAATGGCTGA
- a CDS encoding MFS transporter, with the protein MLGLDEHGLGYVFLGWGVLLAITSVFMAPKLQQKFGTVKSMSAMLTLFGLTLLAMGIWTNTQAVVIAAVIFSGALLGNNNTLITTGVMNAAPVERSTASATYSFLRFIGGAIAPVMAGKLAEWFNPHVPFIVGAGFVLLSVLFVTLNSRYVKHVDQAGSGH; encoded by the coding sequence GTGCTCGGCCTGGATGAACACGGTCTCGGATACGTCTTCCTCGGATGGGGGGTCCTGCTTGCCATCACATCGGTATTCATGGCGCCGAAGCTGCAGCAGAAATTCGGAACCGTCAAATCGATGTCGGCCATGCTGACCTTGTTTGGCCTGACGCTGCTTGCGATGGGCATCTGGACGAACACCCAGGCTGTTGTAATTGCGGCCGTCATCTTCTCCGGGGCATTGCTGGGTAACAACAATACCCTGATCACGACGGGTGTCATGAACGCTGCTCCGGTAGAACGTTCCACAGCGTCTGCCACTTACAGCTTCCTGCGGTTCATCGGAGGGGCGATCGCTCCGGTTATGGCGGGCAAATTGGCCGAGTGGTTCAATCCGCACGTCCCATTTATCGTAGGGGCAGGATTTGTACTGCTGTCCGTATTGTTCGTCACACTCAACAGCCGCTATGTCAAGCATGTGGACCAAGCCGGCTCCGGCCATTGA